Proteins from one Fervidobacterium gondwanense DSM 13020 genomic window:
- a CDS encoding LacI family DNA-binding transcriptional regulator, with protein sequence MANIREVAKLANVSIATVSRVLNGSDKVSPETRKKVLSAMKKLDYKPSFSFKDSTTKLMHTIGVLMPDIRGYHYSDIVMAIEEYAYSKNFDIMLALPKWEIDIEKHVLDQYFRRKVDGIILGELFAGQKMIERFKKSGVPIVVIDFRVDEIDFDVVNVDNVTGGYLAMKYLYDHGHRDILFIPGPELSPAAQDREKGIRKFLDKISKKDEVKVYLGEHRGYNSEHGWVSVTQHLNKYGLNFTAIFAVNDWAALGAIDALKDYGIKVPDEVSIIGFDDAPFAQYTNPRLTTVMQPRWEMGTTAAQLLIERILDKHLRLPRNVILPTKIIERESVKKIM encoded by the coding sequence GTGGCAAATATCCGTGAAGTGGCTAAACTTGCCAACGTTTCGATAGCCACCGTCTCACGAGTACTCAACGGAAGTGATAAGGTATCTCCTGAAACAAGAAAAAAGGTACTCAGTGCTATGAAAAAGTTAGATTACAAACCTTCGTTCTCTTTTAAAGATAGTACAACTAAATTGATGCATACAATTGGTGTGCTCATGCCTGATATCCGTGGTTACCATTACAGCGATATAGTTATGGCTATAGAAGAGTACGCTTATTCTAAGAATTTCGACATCATGCTTGCTCTTCCAAAATGGGAAATCGATATAGAAAAGCATGTACTTGACCAATATTTCCGCAGGAAAGTCGACGGTATTATACTGGGTGAATTATTCGCAGGTCAAAAGATGATAGAAAGATTCAAAAAAAGTGGTGTACCTATCGTCGTTATAGACTTTCGAGTTGATGAGATCGATTTCGATGTGGTCAACGTGGATAACGTAACCGGTGGTTATCTGGCTATGAAATATCTTTACGACCACGGACACAGAGATATATTGTTTATCCCTGGTCCTGAGTTATCTCCAGCAGCGCAAGACAGGGAAAAAGGTATTCGCAAGTTCCTCGATAAAATATCAAAGAAAGATGAAGTAAAGGTGTACCTTGGTGAACACCGTGGGTACAACTCCGAGCATGGATGGGTTAGTGTAACACAACATCTAAACAAATACGGATTGAACTTCACCGCAATATTTGCCGTAAACGATTGGGCGGCTCTTGGCGCAATAGATGCACTGAAAGATTACGGTATAAAGGTACCTGACGAAGTATCGATAATAGGTTTCGACGATGCACCGTTTGCACAATACACAAACCCGAGATTAACAACTGTGATGCAACCACGCTGGGAGATGGGCACAACCGCAGCACAACTTTTGATAGAACGTATCCTTGACAAACATCTCAGATTACCAAGAAACGTTATATTACCCACAAAAATAATCGAACGAGAATCTGTGAAAAAGATAATGTGA
- a CDS encoding ABC transporter permease has protein sequence MVRGLYLIKAQFLSAKRYKIDFYGSFFVPLLTIIPLLFLYYLGSKSNIVKFFYGTSNTTNIFGYLALGAAYWNYVEILWGVIFTLRRYMRIGQFEEIFLTPVSGLEYILSWSVFGISRVTIESVPILILALLSNLLTIKPLNLLLFICSFVISIIASFGFVFLFFGLTLLLKDADELVSLVGNAAPLIGGMFFPVTVLPKFLRYVSYVFPFTWGLDLSRHFLMGTKTIFDLKSEFMIFTVISFLYIIAGYLSYVILQHKARQKGVHGF, from the coding sequence ATGGTAAGAGGTTTGTACTTGATTAAAGCACAATTTCTTTCGGCTAAAAGGTACAAGATAGATTTTTACGGTTCGTTCTTCGTGCCATTGCTCACAATAATTCCGTTATTATTCTTGTACTATCTTGGTAGTAAATCGAATATCGTAAAGTTTTTCTATGGGACATCGAATACAACGAATATCTTCGGTTACCTTGCGCTTGGTGCTGCCTACTGGAATTACGTTGAAATTCTGTGGGGAGTAATCTTCACATTGAGACGTTACATGAGAATAGGACAATTTGAAGAAATTTTCTTAACACCAGTGAGCGGACTTGAGTACATTCTATCTTGGAGTGTGTTCGGCATTTCAAGAGTAACCATAGAATCTGTACCTATATTAATACTTGCACTTTTGAGCAATTTATTGACAATAAAACCACTAAACTTGTTACTTTTTATATGTTCATTTGTTATTTCCATTATTGCATCGTTCGGATTTGTCTTCCTTTTCTTTGGGTTAACGTTACTTTTAAAGGACGCCGATGAACTGGTAAGCTTGGTAGGAAACGCTGCACCTTTGATAGGTGGGATGTTCTTTCCAGTGACCGTATTACCGAAGTTCTTACGTTACGTTTCGTACGTCTTTCCTTTTACGTGGGGCTTAGATTTATCAAGACATTTTCTGATGGGTACAAAAACGATTTTTGATTTGAAAAGTGAGTTTATGATTTTCACAGTGATATCTTTTCTCTATATTATCGCTGGTTACTTGAGTTACGTTATACTCCAACACAAAGCACGCCAAAAAGGAGTACATGGGTTTTAA
- a CDS encoding ABC transporter permease, producing the protein MLDTLKSVFILAMKDLKVRRKYKFVWINMALTPFFMIAPYVFSAKITTQQDIVNNILIGTLLWYWLNQYFFGVGDGFSEERMEGTLVTIVLSPISTVAFLFSKAIDTFIMNLYITLFTLLFFWLLGIDIYLSFYFFLLLLVSGLYITFFSIFFAGLNLLYKRIGTLNYSIQYGIGLLSGMVNPVSNFPFYIRIASYLLPLTYLIEAGRVILNSNDVTKFFFNLLTVSIISVVYLVVGVAMLKKAEHLIRQKGEWEEW; encoded by the coding sequence GTGCTGGATACTTTAAAAAGTGTGTTTATCTTAGCGATGAAAGACTTGAAAGTGCGTAGGAAGTACAAATTTGTCTGGATAAATATGGCGCTCACTCCATTTTTTATGATTGCACCGTACGTTTTCAGTGCAAAGATAACAACTCAGCAAGATATAGTAAACAACATACTTATTGGTACACTCCTTTGGTATTGGTTGAATCAATACTTTTTCGGTGTTGGTGATGGCTTTTCGGAAGAACGTATGGAAGGAACACTTGTAACAATTGTTTTATCACCGATTTCCACAGTTGCATTTTTATTTTCAAAAGCAATTGATACATTCATTATGAATTTGTACATAACACTTTTCACACTCTTGTTTTTTTGGTTGCTTGGCATAGATATTTATTTATCGTTCTATTTCTTTTTATTGTTACTTGTGAGTGGGCTTTATATTACTTTCTTTTCGATATTTTTTGCTGGTTTGAATCTTCTGTACAAACGCATCGGAACTTTAAATTATTCGATTCAGTACGGAATAGGTCTTCTATCTGGTATGGTAAATCCTGTTAGCAATTTCCCGTTCTATATTCGTATAGCAAGTTACTTACTGCCATTAACGTATTTAATCGAAGCTGGAAGGGTAATCTTAAACTCCAACGATGTTACGAAGTTTTTCTTTAATTTACTTACAGTGAGTATCATTAGTGTAGTGTATCTTGTTGTCGGTGTTGCGATGTTGAAAAAAGCAGAACACTTGATAAGGCAAAAAGGAGAATGGGAAGAATGGTAA